One window of Plasmodium berghei ANKA genome assembly, chromosome: 5 genomic DNA carries:
- a CDS encoding ookinete surface protein P28, with amino-acid sequence MNFKYSFIFLFFIQLAIRYNNAKITVDTICKGGKLIQMSNHYECKCPSGYALKTENTCEPIVKCDKLENINKVCGEYSICINQGNFGLEKAFVCMCTNGYMLSQNICKPTRCYNYECNAGKCILDSINPNNPVCSCDIGKILQNGKCTGTGETKCLLKCKAAEECKLTGKHYECVSKPQAPGTGSETPSNSSFMNGMSIISIIALLVIYVIVM; translated from the coding sequence atgaattttaaatacagttttatttttttattttttatccaACTTGCAATACGATATAATAATGCAAAGATCACTGTAGACACGATATGTAAAGGTGGAAAACTAATTCAAATGAGTAATCATTACGAATGTAAATGTCCTTCTGGATATGCATTAAAAACTGAAAACACTTGCGAGCCAATTGTTAAGTGTGATAAACtcgaaaatataaataaagtatGTGGTGAATATTCTATATGTATAAACCAGGGAAATTTTGGCTTAGAAAAAGCTTTTGTATGTATGTGTACAAATGGATATATGTTAtcacaaaatatatgtaagcCAACAAGATGTTATAACTATGAATGTAACGCTGGAAAATGTATACTTGATTCTATTAACCCTAACAATCCAGTATGCTCATGTGATATAGGAAAAATTTTACAGAATGGTAAATGCACAGGTACAGGAGAAACTAAATGTTTATTGAAATGTAAAGCTGCAGAAGAATGCAAATTGACTGGAAAACATTATGAGTGTGTTTCCAAACCCCAAGCACCAGGTACTGGTAGCGAAACGCCATCAAATAGCAGTTTTATGAACGGAATGTCAATAATCAGTATTATTGCATTACTTGTTATTTACGTGATAGTaatgtaa